A stretch of the Vitis riparia cultivar Riparia Gloire de Montpellier isolate 1030 chromosome 13, EGFV_Vit.rip_1.0, whole genome shotgun sequence genome encodes the following:
- the LOC117927957 gene encoding thaumatin-like protein, with protein MRTSLHLFSFLYFLISLSCTDGTQLIVVNNCKESIWPGILGSAGHPSPKDGGFHLCSGEQVTIEVPEGWSGRIWGRQGCCFDQAGKGSCQTGDCAGLLHCQGTGGQPPATLVEMTFGTSKSALHFYDVSLVDGFNLPISMTPVGGGVGCGVAECETNLNICCPSALEVKREGKVVGCKSACLAAKSDRYCCTGEFANPKSCKPTVFAHLFKAICPRAYSYAYDDSSALKTCRAPRYAITFCPPK; from the coding sequence ATGGGACTCAACTCATAGTAGTGAACAACTGCAAGGAGAGCATATGGCCTGGAATCTTAGGCAGTGCAGGCCACCCATCCCCTAAAGATGGCGGTTTCCATCTCTGCAGCGGCGAGCAAGTGACCATTGAAGTCCCTGAGGGGTGGTCAGGCAGAATATGGGGAAGACAGGGCTGCTGCTTCGACCAAGCTGGTAAAGGCTCCTGCCAAACCGGAGACTGTGCAGGGCTTTTACACTGCCAGGGCACAGGCGGACAACCACCAGCAACCCTTGTTGAAATGACATTTGGAACCTCCAAATCAGCCTTACATTTCTATGATGTGAGTCTGGTTGATGGGTTCAACCTGCCTATTTCAATGACCCCAGTGGGCGGTGGTGTAGGATGTGGCGTGGCTGAGTGTGAGACCAACTTGAATATTTGCTGCCCATCTGCTTTGGAGGTTAAACGTGAAGGAAAGGTGGTGGGTTGCAAGAGTGCCtgtttggctgcgaaatcagatAGGTATTGTTGCACTGGAGAGTTTGCTAACCCGAAGAGTTGCAAGCCAACAGTTTTTGCTCATCTCTTCAAGGCCATTTGCCCCCGGGCTTATAGCTATGCCTACGATGATTCTAGTGCACTTAAGACATGCAGGGCCCCTCGGTATGCTATTACCTTCTGCCCTCCCAAATGA
- the LOC117927956 gene encoding protein SRG1-like, giving the protein MDTKAENGVMQEHQELGWGKSLPVPSVQEIVRNDSQSVPERYIQEHKDKPLGSDSCPVSSQIPIIDLHLLACGDEDEQTKLNFACKEWGFFQVINHGVAEEVLQKMKTAVAAFFELPLEEKKKYSMAENDLQGYGQGYVVSDQQKLDWGDLIFLLTLPNKYKKMKYWPVTVTGFKEAIEEYATEMHKVTEEILGNLSLLMGMDKDGLRLLHAEMKQAMRLNYYPTCSRPDLVLGVSPHSDASSITVLLQDDEITGLQIRHKGGWVPVKPIPNALVVNIGDAIEAWSNGMYKSIEHRAVTNEKRARMSIATFLIPEDDVEIGPVDSVVGTYHQPVMYKKIKYVDYLRYTLSRKMDGKAHTEFLKLENE; this is encoded by the exons ATGGACACAAAGGCTGAAAATGGAGTCATGCAGGAACACCAAGAGTTGGGCTGGGGAAAATCCTTACCTGTACCTAGTGTCCAGGAGATAGTGAGGAATGACTCTCAGTCTGTTCCTGAAAGATACATACAAGAGCACAAGGACAAACCACTGGGTTCCGATTCCTGTCCCGTTTCTTCTCAAATCCCAATCATAGATTTGCACTTGCTGGCATGCGGAGATGAAGATGAACAAACAAAGTTGAATTTTGCTTGCAAGGAATGGGGTTTCTTTCAG GTAATAAACCATGGGGTGGCTGAGGAGGTTTTGCAGAAGATGAAGACTGCTGTAGCAGCCTTTTTTGAGCTCCCTttggaggagaaaaagaaatattctaTGGCAGAAAATGATCTTCAAGGATATGGCCAAGGATATGTAGTTTCAGATCAGCAAAAACTTGATTGGGGTGACCTGATTTTCCTATTGACGCTACCAAACAAGTATAAGAAGATGAAGTATTGGCCAGTCACAGTAACAGGTTTCAA GGAGGCCATTGAAGAGTATGCAACTGAGATGCACAAGGTGACAGAGGAGATCTTGGGTAATTTGTCATTGTTAATGGGCATGGACAAAGACGGTCTGAGACTGTTGCATGCAGAGATGAAGCAAGCAATGAGACTGAACTACTACCCAACTTGTTCCAGGCCTGATCTGGTCCTTGGGGTCAGCCCACATTCCGATGCGAGTTCAATCACCGTACTTCTGCAAGATGACGAGATCACCGGCCTCCAAATCAGACACAAGGGAGGATGGGTTCCAGTAAAACCAATTCCTAACGCACTAGTCGTAAACATTGGCGATGCTATTGAG GCTTGGAGTAACGGGATGTACAAAAGCATTGAACACAGAGCTGTCACAAATGAGAAGAGAGCAAGAATGTCTATTGCAACTTTTTTGATTCCGGAAGATGATGTGGAAATTGGTCCGGTGGATTCAGTTGTGGGCACCTATCATCAACCCGTAATGTACAAAAAGATCAAGTATGTTGACTACCTTCGATACACTTTGTCAAGGAAAATGGATGGAAAGGCTCACACAGAATTTCTCAAGTTAGAAAATGAGTAA